In the Prochlorococcus marinus str. MIT 9312 genome, AAGGCAGCAGAATGATCTTTTTCGAAGAATGCAAAACTTCTCCTAAACCTAATTTAAAAATTCATACTCATCTTTTCTACACAAATCACCTTGGAGAACCTGGAGGGTACAAATCCTCTGAAAAACTCAACATAGATTCAGCCTGGGAAAAGTGGCACCAACTTCACCAAAAAGGGTGGACAGAAGTAGCTCATAATTACGGATAAGTGATCCGGCTAAAAAAGCTTAATCAATCCCATTCATGAATAACTATAAATTGTAGAGTGCCAGCCAATCTGTAAAGCGTAGCAAGCCTAAAAAACGACTATTTAAAATTTAATGTCACGACTATGTTACAATTATGTAGCGAATATCTTCAAAATAACTTAATTTAGACCTAATGCTTTACATTTGTTAATAGTAGTGTTACATTAATTAACAATTACATCACTTACATGGCTAATTCAAACGTTACTACTGAATCAGGCGGCAGACAGAATATGTTTCCTACTGAGACACGTCCTTACATAGATGAGTCTGTTTCATACGACAGCTACCCACAAAATGCAGAAAAAGTTAATGGTCGTTGGGCAATGATTGGGCTTGTTGCATTAGTAGGTGCTTACGTTTCTACTGGACAAATTATTCCTGGTATTTTTTAATGAGTCCACTTTCAGGTTTTTTAGCAGTAATGGTATTTTTTACTGCTGTCCTAATTGCTTATTTAACCAAGCAATTTCAAAACGAAAATTCAAACTATTTATCTTCTAATCAAATGAAAAACACAAACACAAAAGTCAAAACAATAGAAAAAGAAAAAGTTGTTGCTGAAACTCTCAACGGCAGATTTGCCATGCTTGGATTAATTGCTGCTATTGGAGCATATCTAACAACAGGTCAAATAATTCCTGGTTTCGTATAAACATCCTAAATAATTGATTTACAAATCAAGAAAATGGAAAATTCAAAACCAACTTATTGGCAAAACGCCGAGAGAACCAATGGAAGAATGGCAATGATGGGCTTATTTGCGTTAGTTGTAAATTATGGCTTATTCGGCTGGATGATCCCTGGGATTTTTTAAAATGAATTTAGGCTTACTTTTTCTTAAAATAAATACTTTAGGCATAATAACTCTTTCAGAACTTGATTGGATAACTAATCATCAATCTGATTTTTCAAGGTTAGATATGGCTCTAGTTATTAAAATTGGCCGTCTTATGGATTCTGGAATTGTAGAAATTGATAATAGATTACCTGTTTAACTTTTAGAAAATTAGATCGTCATGAGTGTTTGTCAATAGGGATACTGACAAGCACTTTTTTATGAGAAAAATTATATATTAAAAAAAAAAAAAAGAGATTGTTTCTTAGCTGAAAACAATCTCTAGATTACCTAATTCTTACATGAAAATTTCAAGTAAGCTATTAGATTCTAACTGATTTATTTTTATAGTAAATACGTAAAAATGCTTTTTTTGTTTATCTTTTTTTGTTTATCTTTTTTTGTTTATCTTTTTAAACCACCTCTTTTTATCCATAGAAACCACGTAACCCAAATAGGAGGAAGAAATCTAATTAAAAAAGAAATTTTATAAATATAAAATGGGTCATTTTCACCTTGAAATAAATTCATCAAAAAAGCAGATATAGTTACCCAAAATAAAATTATTAATATATTGGCTCCCAACAAAGCGAACTTATTTTGTTTGAAAATTTTTGGCATAAGACAAATTCTTTATATTCTTAATTTTAAATAATCTCAGGTAATTAATTATATAATTTCAAAAAAACTTTAAATTTAAAATCCATATCCAAATAAAAACAATACTAAATTTTAATCCCTCTCCTATTAACATTCCAAAGGCAATAGGAGGTGAAAATATTAAAAAAAGAATAGAGAAAAAACTAAATAAAGCGAATGATACTCTGAGAAAAAAATTTTTTCTTTTTGTTCTTCTTAAATTCTTTAATGTATTCCACTCCCATTCAATAAACCTGTAGAACTTTTCTGATAATAAAAATAAATACTTCATTAATATTAATAATTTCTAAAGGCTTTTCCTATTTATAAAATTAATTTATCCTGTTAGCAATAAACTTTATCCCCTTCTTCAGAAAGATAGTAAATTCTATTTTCTGAACTTACAAAAAAAGTTAATCCCTTATATTGTGATCTTCTAAATTTATCTAATCTAAGTTTGTGTAAATCCCAATTATCTGTACTTATATCAGGATTAAATTCTTGTTCTTTTAAGAAAGGAACAAAAGTTGGACTAATTGTTGTTTTTTTGGCTGACTTATTGTTTCGTCTTGAATAAAAAAATATAGAAAATAAAAGTACAACAAAAATAATCATCAAAAATAGAATTAATAATATATTTGTCATTCTCAGTTTCTATAATTTGAAATAACTTTATTTTAGAAAATCAAGAACTTTTTACAATAAATTTTTTTAGTAAGTAAAAAATCCTATTTTTATATTCTTGTATTTTTGAATACTTATCAAGGGTGTACTTAAATCAGATTATAGAGTGAGTCGCATTTTTAAAATGACTCAAAATTCTATGAATACTCCTTATGCAAAAAGAGTAGCTGAAAAATTCAGAGAGGCTCAAAACTATTTAAAAACTAATGGATTTAGTAGATCAACTAAACATTTACTGGAAGATATTGAAAATTCTGTTGAAAAATAATGCCAATACCCCCTCACTTACCACAATTACAATATGGCTACGATGATGGCTTTACAACCATTGTTTTTGGGTTAGTAGGAAGTTGCTTAGGATGTATCTTAATTTTATTAATTTCATTTTTTGAATTTAAATTCAAAAAGCAAAATAGTAAGCCTTAAGAGACTTACTAAACATTAAATAAGAACTCCATTACATCTCCTTCGTTTACAATATATTCCTTACCTTCACTTCTTAACAAACCTTTAGTTTTTGCATTTGCAATTGAACCAGAATCAATTAAATTTTGATATGAAATAGTTTGAGCTCTAATAAATCCTTTTTCAAAATCAGTATGGATGACGCCTGCTGCTTGTGGCGCAGTCATCCCATCTTTTATAGTCCAGGCTTTTGTCTCCTTTTCTCCAGTAGTGAAATAAGTTTTTAATCCCAGTAATTTATATGTTGATCTAATTAAAGAACTTAATCCCCCTTCTTCTACTCCTAAACCAATAAGGTAGTCTTTTTTATCTTCTGGTTCTAACTCTATTAATTCAGATTCCACTTGAGCTGATATTTTTATGCATTCTGTATTTTCACTACCTGCAAAACTCTGAACTTTTGATGAGAAATCATTACCTTCAGCTAAATCATTTTCATTCAAATTTGTTGCGTAAATAATTGGTTTTGCGGTAAGAAAGCCTAATTGCTTAATTATTAAATTTTCTTCTTCACTCAAAGATATTGATCTAACTGAAAGTCCTTTATGTAACTCTTCTTCAATTTTTTCTAGTAAAGCATCTTCTTTTGCTGCCTCTTTACTAGTTCTAACCTGTTTTTTAATTCTTTCTCTTCTTTTTTGGAGTTGGGATAAATCAGCTAAATTCAATTCCAGATTAATTATCTCAATGTCATCCAAGGGATCTACCTTCCCGGATACATGAATTACATCATTATCCTCAAAGCACCTTACAACATGAATTATTGCATCAACCTCCCTAATATTTGATAAAAATTTATTTCCCAAACCTTCGCCTTTACTGGCTCCTTTTACTAGTCCTGCGATATCTACAAATTCAATTTTTGTTGGGATAATATTTTGGCTAGAACTTAAATCACCTAACTCTTGCAACCTTTGATCTGGGACTGAAACTATACCTTTATTAGGTTCTATAGTACAAAAGGGGAAATTAGCCGCTTGTGCTTTAGCATTTTCTACAAGTGCATTAAATAAAGTTGATTTTCCAACATTTGGTAATCCAATAATACCTGCTTTTAACATTTGAAAAAATTTATGGAAAAATTATCAAGAAAACATCTTCTAGTAATATAGTATTTACTTAACCAATCTTGGATAAGTTAATTATAATCGTCTTGATTATTTATTTAGTTTCTAAATATTATCTACTGCCGTTTTTCAAAAGAAATGCTTGATTTAATAAAAAAAAATATAAATCTAAGAAGTGGAATTATATTGCTTTCTCTAGCTATATTTTTCGTTTTTATAACCAATTCCTTCAAGAAAAATAAATCAAAAGATATTTCTGATTTTGTCGTTCAAGTTGAAAAAGGAATCCTCTCAGATTCAATTAATACAAGTGGTGAAGTAAAAGCAATCAGGACAAGCAATATTGGTCCTAGGAAGCAAGGTGTAATAAAAGAAATTAAAGTAGAGGAAGGCGATCTTGTAAAAAAAGATCAGGTTTTGGCTTCTCTTGATGATGAAGATTTCATCTATAAAATTGAAGAACTTGAATTAAATATAGAAAAACAAAAATCTGAATTTTTAAGAAGAGAATATTTATATCAAGAAGGTGCAGTAAGCAAAGAAGATTACGAAAGTTATAAAAATAGCTACGACATTAGTAGCGCCAAACTTAATGATGCAAAAGCTGAAAAAAGTTTTTATATAATTAAAGCTCCTTATGGAGGAAAGATAACTGCAAAATATGCGGAGATAGGATCTTATGTCACCCCAAGCACAAATTTAAGTTCAGACTCTAAAACGAAAAACTTTATTTTTGAACTATCAGAGGGCCTCGAAATTGTTGCGAAAGTTCCTGAGAGTGACATTGGTAGAATAAAAATAGGTCAAGAAGCTTCTGTAAGAATTGAGGCTTATCCATCAAAAAAATATACTGCCATAGTTGAAAAAATAGCTACAAGAGCTGTAAAAGATAATAATGTTACCTCATTCGAAGTAACTTTAAATTTTAAAGATATTTCTGAAGAAATAAAAATTGGAATGACTGCTGATCTTGAATTTAGAGTTGAAGGTAATGAAGAAAAAATCCTAGTACCAACAGTTTCTATTGTCACTGAAAAAGGTGAAAAGGGAATCTTGAAAGTTGATAAAAACAATTCTCCCAAATTTGAAAAAATAGAAATTGGTATTAGTAGTGGAAATAAAACTTCAGTAATTAATGGATTAGAACCTGGAGAGCAAATCTTTATTGATATTCCACCTTGGGCTAAGAAAAGAAAATGAGTTTAAAATCAGAAAACTCTAAAAAACCAATTTTACTTTTAGTCGATGGTCACTCACTTGCTTTTAGAAGCTTCTATGCATTTAGCAAAGGGATTGATGGAGGTTTAACTACCAAAGAGGGTTTCCCAACAAGTGTCACATATGGATTTCTAAAAAGCCTTCTGGATAATTGCAAAAATATAAGTCCTGAGGGTGTTTGTATTACTTTTGACACAGAAAAACCTACTTTCAGGCATGAATTAGATCCAAATTATAAGGCAAATAGAGATGTAGCACCTGATGTTTTTTTTCAGGATATTGAACAACTAGAAATCATTTTAGAAGAAAGTCTTAATTTACCAATTTTCAAATCTCCAGGTTACGAAGCAGATGATCTCCTAGGCACAATTGCAAATGACGCTTCTTCTAAAGGATGGTGCGTGAATATTCTTTCTGGAGATAGGGATTTATTTCAATTAGTTGATGATCAAAAAGGTATTTATGTCCTTTATATGGGTGGTGGTCCATATGCAAAAAGTGGTAATCCAACCCTAATTAATGAAAATGGAGTAAAAGAAAAATTAGGTGTAGTTCCAGAAAGAGTGGTTGATCTTAAAGCTCTAACTGGTGATAGTTCTGATAATATTCCTGGAATTAAAGGTGTAGGTCCAAAAACCGCAATTAATCTACTAAAAGAAAACGATACACTTGATGGAATCTATCAGGCTTTGGACAAAATTCTGCAGAACAATGATAAAAAATATAAAGGATTCATCAAAGGTTCAGTTATAGAAAAGCTCAAAAATGATAAATATAATGCTTATCTTTCTAGAGATTTAGCAAAAATTAATACTGAAGTACCTTTGATATTAAGTGATGGTTATGAACTAAAAAATATAAATCAAGAACTTCTTTCAGAGTCACTGCAAAAACTAGAATTATCAACACTACTTCGGCAAATTGATATTTTCAATTCAACTTTTAGTAAAGGTGGTTTTGACAAAAATAATGTAGCTAAAGTGGACGAGAAGGCACCAAAAGTCTCTAGTAAAAATGAATTGGACAATCGTGAGAATAAAATCCCTAAAATCAGCGTAACTATTGTAAATAATTTTGAATTACTTGATAAATTAATTCAAAGATTAGAAAAGACTAATGAGATAGTTTCTTTAGATACAGAGACTAATAGTTTAAATCCAATCGATGCCGAACTTGTTGGGATAGGATTATGTCTTGGAGAAGAAACTGATGATTTATTTTATATACCTCTTGGTCATCAAACAAAAAAAGAAACTACCAATCAATTATCAATCGAAGAAGTTTTTTCAAAAATAAGAACTTGGATTGAAGATCCAAAAAAAGAAAAGGCACTCCAAAATTCTAAATTTGACAGGCAAATATTTTTTAATCACGGACTTGATCTTAAAGGAGTAACCTTTGACACCTTGTTAGCAGACTATCTTCTAAATAATCAGGAAAAGCACGGGTTAAGTGAAATTAGTTTTAGATTATTTGGATTTAAGCCCCCTTCATTTAAGGAAACAGTTGGAAAAAATAAAGACTTTTCATTTGTTGATATTGATGAAGCAAGTGTTTACTGCGGTTATGATGTATTCCTAACTTTTAAAATCGTCAAAATTTTTAAAGAAAGATTCTCAATGGAAAAAGATGAATTAATCAAACTTTTCGAAGAAATTGAGCTACCTTTAGAGCCGGTATTATCCCAAATGGAAATGAATGGCATCACTATAGACATCCCTTATTTGGATAAACTCTCAAAAGAACTAAAAAGTACCTTAGAAGATATTGAAAGTAAAGTTTATGAATTAGCGGAAGGAAATTTTAATCTATCTTCACCAAAACAACTTGGTGAGATCTTGTTTGAAAAATTAAATTTGGATAAAAAGAAATCAAGGAAAACAAAAACAGGATGGAGTACGGATGCAGTAGTTCTAGAAAGATTAGTCGACGAACATGAAATAATTCAATATTTAATAAAACATAGAACTCTTAGCAAATTACTAAGCACCTATATTGATGCTCTTCCAAATCTTATTAACGAAAAGACAGGAAGGGTTCATACAAACTTTAATCAAGCTGCTACAGCGACTGGGAGGCTAAGTAGTAGCAATCCT is a window encoding:
- a CDS encoding DUF1651 domain-containing protein, with the translated sequence MEPKYSFGCSTSKPNGCLLNPEGSRMIFFEECKTSPKPNLKIHTHLFYTNHLGEPGGYKSSEKLNIDSAWEKWHQLHQKGWTEVAHNYG
- a CDS encoding high light inducible protein; this encodes MANSNVTTESGGRQNMFPTETRPYIDESVSYDSYPQNAEKVNGRWAMIGLVALVGAYVSTGQIIPGIF
- a CDS encoding chlorophyll a/b-binding protein, translating into MSPLSGFLAVMVFFTAVLIAYLTKQFQNENSNYLSSNQMKNTNTKVKTIEKEKVVAETLNGRFAMLGLIAAIGAYLTTGQIIPGFV
- a CDS encoding chlorophyll a/b-binding protein — its product is MENSKPTYWQNAERTNGRMAMMGLFALVVNYGLFGWMIPGIF
- the ychF gene encoding redox-regulated ATPase YchF, which encodes MLKAGIIGLPNVGKSTLFNALVENAKAQAANFPFCTIEPNKGIVSVPDQRLQELGDLSSSQNIIPTKIEFVDIAGLVKGASKGEGLGNKFLSNIREVDAIIHVVRCFEDNDVIHVSGKVDPLDDIEIINLELNLADLSQLQKRRERIKKQVRTSKEAAKEDALLEKIEEELHKGLSVRSISLSEEENLIIKQLGFLTAKPIIYATNLNENDLAEGNDFSSKVQSFAGSENTECIKISAQVESELIELEPEDKKDYLIGLGVEEGGLSSLIRSTYKLLGLKTYFTTGEKETKAWTIKDGMTAPQAAGVIHTDFEKGFIRAQTISYQNLIDSGSIANAKTKGLLRSEGKEYIVNEGDVMEFLFNV
- a CDS encoding efflux RND transporter periplasmic adaptor subunit; the encoded protein is MLDLIKKNINLRSGIILLSLAIFFVFITNSFKKNKSKDISDFVVQVEKGILSDSINTSGEVKAIRTSNIGPRKQGVIKEIKVEEGDLVKKDQVLASLDDEDFIYKIEELELNIEKQKSEFLRREYLYQEGAVSKEDYESYKNSYDISSAKLNDAKAEKSFYIIKAPYGGKITAKYAEIGSYVTPSTNLSSDSKTKNFIFELSEGLEIVAKVPESDIGRIKIGQEASVRIEAYPSKKYTAIVEKIATRAVKDNNVTSFEVTLNFKDISEEIKIGMTADLEFRVEGNEEKILVPTVSIVTEKGEKGILKVDKNNSPKFEKIEIGISSGNKTSVINGLEPGEQIFIDIPPWAKKRK
- the polA gene encoding DNA polymerase I — its product is MSLKSENSKKPILLLVDGHSLAFRSFYAFSKGIDGGLTTKEGFPTSVTYGFLKSLLDNCKNISPEGVCITFDTEKPTFRHELDPNYKANRDVAPDVFFQDIEQLEIILEESLNLPIFKSPGYEADDLLGTIANDASSKGWCVNILSGDRDLFQLVDDQKGIYVLYMGGGPYAKSGNPTLINENGVKEKLGVVPERVVDLKALTGDSSDNIPGIKGVGPKTAINLLKENDTLDGIYQALDKILQNNDKKYKGFIKGSVIEKLKNDKYNAYLSRDLAKINTEVPLILSDGYELKNINQELLSESLQKLELSTLLRQIDIFNSTFSKGGFDKNNVAKVDEKAPKVSSKNELDNRENKIPKISVTIVNNFELLDKLIQRLEKTNEIVSLDTETNSLNPIDAELVGIGLCLGEETDDLFYIPLGHQTKKETTNQLSIEEVFSKIRTWIEDPKKEKALQNSKFDRQIFFNHGLDLKGVTFDTLLADYLLNNQEKHGLSEISFRLFGFKPPSFKETVGKNKDFSFVDIDEASVYCGYDVFLTFKIVKIFKERFSMEKDELIKLFEEIELPLEPVLSQMEMNGITIDIPYLDKLSKELKSTLEDIESKVYELAEGNFNLSSPKQLGEILFEKLNLDKKKSRKTKTGWSTDAVVLERLVDEHEIIQYLIKHRTLSKLLSTYIDALPNLINEKTGRVHTNFNQAATATGRLSSSNPNLQNIPVRTEFSRRIRKAFLPEKNWKLLSADYSQIELRILAHLADEEILINAFHKNDDIHSLTARLIFEKEEISSDERRVGKTINFGVIYGMGIKKFARSTGVSTPEAKEFLIKYKERYSKIFKFLELQERLALSKGYVKTIFGRKREFKFDKNGLGRLIGKDPYEIDLQSARRAGMEAQSLRAAANAPIQGSSADIIKIAMVQINKKFIEMNVPAKMLLQVHDELLFEVEPDSLEITTKLVKKTMEDCVKLNVPLLVDIGIGDNWMETK